The Streptomyces sp. NBC_00162 sequence TTCGCGTACCCCTGGCCGACCGCGCGCACCTTCCACACGCCGCCGCGCTGGTACACCTCGACGACGACGAGCGCGGTCTCGGAGCCGAGCTGCGGCGGGGTGAAGCTGGCGATCACCGCTCCGCCGTCCGCGTTGCGCACCGTGGCGGTGGGCTCGATGCCCTGGAAGGTCTGCCCGGCGGCATCCGGGCTGGCCGTGACCACGATCCGCTCGATGCCGGGCGGCAGCGCGGAGGTGTCCACCGTGATCGAGTCCGGCGCCGCACCACCGCCCGACCGGTAGCTGACACCGGGCCCGGAGGGCTGGTTGTAGAAGATGAAGTCGGCGTCGGAGCGCACCTTGCCGTCCGCCGTCAGGAGCAGTCCCGATACGTCGAGCCGTACCGGCGCAGCCACGTCCACCGTCACACGGACGGCATTGAGCGGCAGGTTGGATCCAGGGGTCATAGCGGTCATGCCCGGAGAACGACCGGAGGTGCTTTGCCGTTCCCTTACCCTCGGGGCAGATTTCAGCGCCTGTTGCGGGGGTGGTTCTTCGCCGTGCGCTCGTTGCCGAACTTGTACGCACCGGTCCAGCGGGCCATCACCAGCTGCGCGTCGCCGGACTCCACCTCGGCCAGGAACTTGTCCGCCCGGTTCCCGCGCAGGGTGGCCGCGGTGCGGCCCTGGTGGGTGATGACGACGGACTGGTCGTGGTGGCGTTCGTACGAGAACCCGTGCGGCTTCGGCATGCGCCGCAGCCTGCCCCGCCGGGGGCGGGGCGGGCAACGGATTTACGGGGCGTTCCGGCAGGTCCGGGCGGGTCACGGCAGGTCTAGCCGGGCCCGGTCGGGTCCAGGCCGGTCCGGGCAGCGCCCAGGCCGGCCCTGGCAGCGCCCGTCAGCTTCCTGCGGCCCCCGTCACGCGACGCGGCAGCCCGAGCGGGTTGGCCTCGCGCAGCTCGGGCGGAAGCAGGGCGTCCGGCACCGACTGGTAGGCCACCGGGCGCAGCCAGCGCTCGATGGCCGTCCCGCCGACCGAGGTGGAGTGCGAGGTCGCCGCCGGGTACGGGCCGCCGTGGTGCTGGGCCGGGGCCACCGCCACCCCGGTCGGCCAGCCGTTGACCACGATCCGGCCCGCCAGCCCCGTGACCTGCCCGATCAGCTCGGAGGCCGGGCCCGGCGCGCCCTCGGTCTCGGCGGCCGACAGCTGGAGGGTGGCGCTCAGGTTTCCGCCCAGCCGCCCGAGGACCTCGCCCGCCTCGCGCTGGTCGGCGTACCGCACGACGACGGTGACCGGGCCGAAGCACTCCTCCAGCAGCACCTCGTACTCCCCGTCCGGGGCGCTGTCGAGGATGCGGGCGGCCGGTACGGTCAGGTAGCCGGCGCCGACGGTGTGCGCGCCGCCCGAGCCCGGGGTGACGGGCGCGTCGACGCCCGGCAGCGCGGCCCGGTCGCGGACCCCGGCGACGAAGTTCTCCCGCATCCGGTGGTCGAGCAGCACCCCCGGCTCGGTCTCCCCGAGCGCCTTGGTGAGCGCGCCGGTGAGGCGGTCGCCCGCCGCGCCCTCGGGGACCAGGACCAGGCCGGGCTTCACGCAGAACTGGCCGACGCCGAGGGTGACCGAGCCCGCGAGCCCGCTGCCGATCTCCTCGGCGCGCTCGACGGCCGCGGCCGGGGTGACCACGACGGGGTTGAGGGAGCCCAGTTCGCCGTGGAAGGGGATGGGCACGGGCCGGGCCGCGGCCGCGTCGAACAGGGCGCGGCCGCCCCGGATGGAACCGGTGAATCCGGCGGCGGACACCAGCGGGTGGCGGATCAGCGCCAGGCCGGCGTCGAACCCGTGCACCACGGAGACGACTTCGGGCGGGAGCCCCGAGGCGACGGCCGCCCGGCGCAGCAGCGAGGCGCACAGTTCGGAGGTGGCCGGGTGGTCGGGGTGTGCCTTGACGACCACCGGGCAGCCGGCGGCCAGCGCGCTCGCGGTGTCGCCGCCGGGGACGGAGAAGGCAAGCGGGAAGTTGGAGGCGGCGTAGACCGCGACCACGCCCAGCGGCACCTTGTAGCGGCGCAGTTCGGGGCGCGGCGGGCTGAGGGAGGGGTCGGCGCGGTCGATCCGGATGTCGAGGTAGGACCCGTCCTCGACGGCGTCGGCGAAGGCACGCAGCTGGCCGGTGGTGCGGGCCAGCTCTCCGGTCAGCCGGCCCGGGCCGAGGGCGGTCTCGGCGTCGGCGGCCTCGATGACGTGCGCGGCGGCCTCGTCGAGGAAGTCGGCGGCCGTGCGCAGGAAGGCGGCGCGGGCGGCGGCGTCGGCCAGCGCGCCCCGGGCGGTGTGGGCGGTCCGTACGGCTTCGTCCACCTCTTGGGGTGTGGCCTCGACCGCAACCTGTTCGCGCTGCTTCCCGGTGCGGGGGTCCACACTCCAGACTGGTGTCGTTGTCATGGCCCACTGCCTCCTGGAACGTTCAGTATTCTGAACGCCGTTCCGGTGGATGAATGATCACATCTGCTGTGGACTCTATTTCCGCGTCCTCGGCGTGACAAGAGGCGGCCAGAGGGGAAGCAGGCGCATGACGACGACCGAATCGGGGAGCACGGTCCCGGCGGCGCCGGTCAAATCGGCGGTGCGGACGGTCCTGTTGCTCGAGCACTTCGCGGCGCGGCCGGGGCTGCACAGCCTGGCCGACATCCAGAACGACCTCTCCCTGCCCAAGTCCAGCCTGTACATGCTGCTGCGCACGCTGGTGAACCTGGGGTGGGTGGAGACGGACGCGACGGGCACGCGCTACGGCATCGGCGTCCGGGCGCTGCTCGTCGGCAGCTCGTACATCGACGGCGACGAGGTGGTCGCGGCCGCCCGGCCCACCCTGGACCGGCTCTCCGACGACACGACGGAGACCATCCACCTGGCCCGGATGGACGGGACGAGCGTGGTGTACCTCGCGACCCGCCCGTCCCGGCACTACCTGCGGCCCTTCACCCGCGTCGGGCGGCGGCTGCCGGTGCACTCCACGGCGCTCGGCAAGGCGCTGCTGGCCACGCACACGGACGAAGAGGTACGGGGCCTGCTGCCGCGGCGGCTGGAGGCGGTCACCGAGCACACCGTCACCGACCGGGAACGGCTCATCGAGGAACTGGCGCTGGTACGGGAGCAGGGCTACGCGGTGGACCGGGAGGAGAACACGCTCGGGCTGCGCTGCTTCGGGGTGGCGGTGCCGTACCGGACGCCGGCCCGGGACGCGGTGAGCTGCTCGGTGCCGGTGGCCCGGCTGACGGCGGAGCACGAGCAGGTCATCAAGGCGGCGCTGTTCGAGGCGCGGGACCGGCTGTCGGTGGTGACGCGCCGGATGTGAGCCCGGTGGGCGCCCGGGTGCTGTGGGCGCCACGAGTCCTGCCCGGGTGCTGGGGGCGCCACGAGCCCTGTGGGCCCTGTGGGCAGGAGGGCCGGTGGAGTGAGTGGTTCCTCCCCCGGCCGGGGGAGGCGGTTCCCCTTCCAGGGGGAGGTGGCGGGGCGCCGCGGGCGGGACCGTTGAGTCATGACCACACGAGCCGTTCACGCGACGTCCGCGACGCAGCCGTCGGCCCCCGGCCTGGGGACCGGACGGCGGATCCTGCGGGTGGTGGCCCTGGCCGCCACCGTGCCCTATCTGACGCTCAAGACCGCCTGGCTGGCCGGGAGTCAGGTGGGCATACCGGCCGGCAGTGTGCTGAGCGAGCCCGGGGTGTTCTTCACCGTGGCCAACTCCGTCACGCTGGCCATGGACGCCTGCGTGATCCTGCTCGTGCTGGTGCTCACCCGGCCCTGGGGCATACGGGTGCCGTCCTGGCTGCTGACCGTCCCGGTCTTCATCGCGACGGGACTGCTGGCCCCGATCCTGCTCGGTTTCCCGGGCCAACTGCTCATACGCCTGCTCGGCTTCGGGGCCGAACCGGCCGGGGACGGCGGGCCGGAGCCCTTCCTGGACCCCTGGGTCTTCAACGTCGTCTACACGGGGTTCTCCGTCCAAGGACTCGCCCTGGCCGGGCTGTTCGTGCCCTATGCGCGGGAGCGCTGGGGCCGGCGGTGGCAGGGCGTGCCGGAGGTGCGGCTGCCGTCGTCCACGGGGGTGGTGGCGGCAGCCGCGGCGACGGCCGGCCTGGCGGTCGCGGCAGTGGACGCGTACTGGGCCTTCGGAGGCACGGCCTGGCTGGATGCCGAGCGCGCGGCCGCGTACTCCGC is a genomic window containing:
- a CDS encoding aldehyde dehydrogenase (NADP(+)) produces the protein MTTTPVWSVDPRTGKQREQVAVEATPQEVDEAVRTAHTARGALADAAARAAFLRTAADFLDEAAAHVIEAADAETALGPGRLTGELARTTGQLRAFADAVEDGSYLDIRIDRADPSLSPPRPELRRYKVPLGVVAVYAASNFPLAFSVPGGDTASALAAGCPVVVKAHPDHPATSELCASLLRRAAVASGLPPEVVSVVHGFDAGLALIRHPLVSAAGFTGSIRGGRALFDAAAARPVPIPFHGELGSLNPVVVTPAAAVERAEEIGSGLAGSVTLGVGQFCVKPGLVLVPEGAAGDRLTGALTKALGETEPGVLLDHRMRENFVAGVRDRAALPGVDAPVTPGSGGAHTVGAGYLTVPAARILDSAPDGEYEVLLEECFGPVTVVVRYADQREAGEVLGRLGGNLSATLQLSAAETEGAPGPASELIGQVTGLAGRIVVNGWPTGVAVAPAQHHGGPYPAATSHSTSVGGTAIERWLRPVAYQSVPDALLPPELREANPLGLPRRVTGAAGS
- a CDS encoding IclR family transcriptional regulator, coding for MTTTESGSTVPAAPVKSAVRTVLLLEHFAARPGLHSLADIQNDLSLPKSSLYMLLRTLVNLGWVETDATGTRYGIGVRALLVGSSYIDGDEVVAAARPTLDRLSDDTTETIHLARMDGTSVVYLATRPSRHYLRPFTRVGRRLPVHSTALGKALLATHTDEEVRGLLPRRLEAVTEHTVTDRERLIEELALVREQGYAVDREENTLGLRCFGVAVPYRTPARDAVSCSVPVARLTAEHEQVIKAALFEARDRLSVVTRRM